The following are encoded together in the Brassica napus cultivar Da-Ae chromosome A9, Da-Ae, whole genome shotgun sequence genome:
- the LOC106365127 gene encoding FCS-Like Zinc finger 11-like isoform X2, translated as MSQSVDRQTDLVGHNNNNNKVITNPLAMSLLIGLKKDKCISDSDFVRSPKSPLEFKMLSTMAADPFFFRSPRSSLTAHLNCPAKVGLSIVDSLGDDRVLSPDVVFGPALRIKSSDIKDKHPKSLKIEKERSGVIFEIGSFSADDCPTKTRVLSQSKFPRIGSDNAFSSEDEMEMSEDYTCIITHGPNPKTTHIYGDQVLDCHKNGDDNKEKSIETELDSMFPLDNFLRVCNFCNKKLVLGKDIYMYRGEKAFCSAECRSEEMTIDEDDLEDSCVVMHGSLKQLLF; from the exons ATGTCTCAGTCTGTAGATCGGCAAACTGATCTGGTCggacacaacaacaacaacaacaaagtgATCACTAACCCACTGGCTATGAGTCTCTTGATTGGTCTGAAGAAAGACAAGTGCATCTCAGATTCTGATTTTGTCAGAAGCCCTAAATCTCCTCTGGAGTTTAAGATGTTGTCTACAATGGCTGCTGACCCATTCTTCTTCAGATCTCCTAGATCATCACTCACTGCTCATCTTAACTGCCCTGCTAAAGTTGGGTTAAGCATTGTGGATTCCCTCGGTGATGATCGGGTTCTGTCACCAGATGTCGTGTTTGGACCAGCCTTGAGGATCAAGTCCTCTGATATTAAGGACAAACATCCCAAGTCCTTGAAGATCGAAAAGGAAAGATCTGGTGTTATCTTCGAAATCGGCTCGTTTTCTGCGGATGATTGTCCGACAAAGACCCGAGTTCTGTCTCAATCCAAGTTTCCAAGGATTGGTTCAGACAATGCATTCTCATCTGAGGATGAGATGGAGATGTCAGAGGACTACACTTGCATCATTACACATGGTCCTAACCCAAAAACCACTCATATTTACGGTGACCAAGTTTTAGATTGTCACAAGAATGGGGATGATAACAAAGAGAAGAGTATTGAGACAGAGTTGGATTCCATGTTTCCTTTGGACAACTTCCTCCGCGTATGTAACTTCTGCAACAAGAAACTTGTACTTGGGAAAGACATATACATGTACAG AGGAGAGAAAGCGTTTTGCAGCGCAGAGTGTCGATCAGAGGAGATGACAATAGATGAGGATGACCTGGAAGATTCTTGCGTAGTTATGCACGGATCTTTAAAGCAGCTTCTCTTCTGA
- the LOC106368550 gene encoding casein kinase 1-like protein HD16 isoform X2: MGEFNSGGQPPLPDDDGSAPPLPEKVQVGGSPMYKLDRKLGKGGFGQVYVGRKMGPATVNARFGPGAMEVALKFEHRSSKGCNHGPPHEWQVYNALGGSHGVPRVHFKGRQGDFYIMVMDILGPSLWDVWNSTSQAMSTEMVACIAIEAISILEKMHSRGYVHGDVKPENFLLGPPGTPEEKKLFLVDLGLAIRWRDNATGQHVEYDQRPDVFRGTVRYASVHAHLGRTCSRRDDLESLAYTLVFLLRGRLPWQGYQGENKGFLVCKKKMATSPETLCCFCPQPFREFVEYVVNLKFDEEPDYAKYISLFDGIVGPNPDIRPINTDGAQKLVHQVGQKRGRLTMDDEDEQPTKKVRLGMPATQWISIYSAHRPMKQRYHYNVADIRLPQHIEKGNDDGLFISSVASCSNLWAVIMDAGTGCTAQVYQLSPSFLHKEWIMEQWEKNYYITAVAGANNGSSFVVMSKGTPYLQQSYKVSDSFPFKWINKKWREGFYVTSMATAGSKWGIVMSRGAAFSDQVVELDFLYPSEGIHRRWENGYRITSIAGTCDQSAFVLSVPRRKPSDETQETLRTSAFPSNHVKEKWGKNLYISSICYGRTVS; the protein is encoded by the exons ATGGGTGAATTCAACAGTGGTGGTCAACCACCTTTGCCTGACGACGACGGAAGCGCTCCTCCCCTTCCCGAAAAG GTTCAGGTCGGTGGTTCCCCAATGTACAAATTAGATAGGAAGCTAGGCAAAGGAGGTTTCGGACAAGTTTATGTTGGTCGGAAGATGGGTCCTGCCACTGTTAACGCTAGATTTGGCCCCGGAGCTATGGAG GTGGCTTTGAAGTTTGAGCATAGAAGCAGCAAAGGATGTAACCATGGGCCACCTCATGAGTGGCAAGTTTACAA TGCTCTTGGTGGCAGTCATGGCGTGCCACGAGTTCATTTTAAAGGTCGTCAAGGAGATTTTTACATAATG GTTATGGATATACTAGGGCCTAGCTTGTGGGATGTTTGGAACAGCACCAGTCAAGC GATGTCAACAGAGATGGTTGCATGCATCGCGATTGAGGCAATATCCATTTTGGAAAAGATGCATTCTAGGgg ATATGTGCATGGTGATGTTAAACCGGAGAATTTTCTTCTTGGGCCTCCTGGAACTCCTGAAGAGAAAAAACTTTTCCTTGTTGACCTCGGTTTAG CAATCAGATGGCGCGACAATGCTACTGGACAACATGTTGAATATGATCAGCGTCCTGATGTGTTTAG AGGAACGGTGCGTTATGCAAGCGTACACGCTCATCTTGGCAGAACTTGTAGTCGGAGGGATGACTTGGAATCTCTTGCTTACACTCTTGTTTTCCTTCTTCGAGGCAGGCTTCCATGGCAAGGCTACCAG GGAGAGAACAAAGGCTTCCTTGtttgcaagaagaagatggcTACTTCCCCAGAAACTCTTTGCTGCTTTTGCCCCCAGCCTTTCCGTGAATTTGTCGAGTATGTGGTCAACTTGAAGTTTGATGAGGAGCCTGACTATGCTAAGTATATCTCCCTTTTCGATGGAATAGTCGGACCAAACCCAGACATTAGGCCAATAAACACTGATGGTGCACAGAAG CTCGTACATCAAGTGGGTCAAAAGAGAGGGAGGTTGACAATGGATGATGAGGACGAACAGCCAACAAAGAAGGTCAGACTGGGAATGCCAGCGACACAATGGATCAGCATTTACAGTGCTCACAGACCGATGAAGCAAAG ATATCACTATAACGTTGCTGATATAAGGCTCCCACAGCACATCGAAAAGGGAAATGACGATGGGCTATTTATCAGCAGTGTGGCTTCTTGCTCGAATCTCTGGGCTGTAATCATGGACGCAGGAACTGGCTGTACGGCCCAAGTTTACCAGCTGTCACCGAGCTTTCTCCACAAG GAATGGATTATGGAACAATGGGAAAAAAATTACTACATCACAGCAGTAGCTGGAGCAAACAATGGAAGCTCATTTGTTGTTATGTCGAAGG GGACACCGTATCTACAGCAATCCTACAAAGTGAGCGATTCTTTTCCCTTCAAGTGGATAAATAAAAAGTGGAGGGAAGGGTTTTACGTCACATCAATGGCAACTGCTGGAAGCAAATGGGGGATTGTTATGTCACGTGGAGCTGCTTTTTCAGACCAG GTTGTAGAACTAGATTTTCTATACCCCAGTGAAGGTATACATCGTCGATGGGAAAATGGCTACCGAATTACATCAATTGCTGGAACTTGTGATCAGTCTGCTTTTGTCCTTAGTGTGCCAAGAAGAAAGCCTAGTGATGAGACACAGGAGACTCTTAGAACTTCTGCTTTTCCTAGTAATCATGTCAAG GAAAAATGGGGCAAGAATCTTTACATTTCGTCCATTTGTTACGGTCGAACTGTTTCATGA
- the LOC106368550 gene encoding casein kinase 1-like protein HD16 isoform X1 yields MVHGRLSRPRSGPRDNQKKPKTKVNCSAAAERKRESCGVNRSFGGRKEREREKGVFLMGEFNSGGQPPLPDDDGSAPPLPEKVQVGGSPMYKLDRKLGKGGFGQVYVGRKMGPATVNARFGPGAMEVALKFEHRSSKGCNHGPPHEWQVYNALGGSHGVPRVHFKGRQGDFYIMVMDILGPSLWDVWNSTSQAMSTEMVACIAIEAISILEKMHSRGYVHGDVKPENFLLGPPGTPEEKKLFLVDLGLAIRWRDNATGQHVEYDQRPDVFRGTVRYASVHAHLGRTCSRRDDLESLAYTLVFLLRGRLPWQGYQGENKGFLVCKKKMATSPETLCCFCPQPFREFVEYVVNLKFDEEPDYAKYISLFDGIVGPNPDIRPINTDGAQKLVHQVGQKRGRLTMDDEDEQPTKKVRLGMPATQWISIYSAHRPMKQRYHYNVADIRLPQHIEKGNDDGLFISSVASCSNLWAVIMDAGTGCTAQVYQLSPSFLHKEWIMEQWEKNYYITAVAGANNGSSFVVMSKGTPYLQQSYKVSDSFPFKWINKKWREGFYVTSMATAGSKWGIVMSRGAAFSDQVVELDFLYPSEGIHRRWENGYRITSIAGTCDQSAFVLSVPRRKPSDETQETLRTSAFPSNHVKEKWGKNLYISSICYGRTVS; encoded by the exons ATGGTTCATGGACGCCTGAGCAGGCCAAGATCGGGACCGCGAGACAACCAAAAGAAACCTAAAACAAAAGTCAATTGCTCTGCGGCggcagaaagaaagagagagagttgcGGAGTGAATCGATCTTTTGGTggaaggaaagagagagagagagaga agggagtctTCTTGATGGGTGAATTCAACAGTGGTGGTCAACCACCTTTGCCTGACGACGACGGAAGCGCTCCTCCCCTTCCCGAAAAG GTTCAGGTCGGTGGTTCCCCAATGTACAAATTAGATAGGAAGCTAGGCAAAGGAGGTTTCGGACAAGTTTATGTTGGTCGGAAGATGGGTCCTGCCACTGTTAACGCTAGATTTGGCCCCGGAGCTATGGAG GTGGCTTTGAAGTTTGAGCATAGAAGCAGCAAAGGATGTAACCATGGGCCACCTCATGAGTGGCAAGTTTACAA TGCTCTTGGTGGCAGTCATGGCGTGCCACGAGTTCATTTTAAAGGTCGTCAAGGAGATTTTTACATAATG GTTATGGATATACTAGGGCCTAGCTTGTGGGATGTTTGGAACAGCACCAGTCAAGC GATGTCAACAGAGATGGTTGCATGCATCGCGATTGAGGCAATATCCATTTTGGAAAAGATGCATTCTAGGgg ATATGTGCATGGTGATGTTAAACCGGAGAATTTTCTTCTTGGGCCTCCTGGAACTCCTGAAGAGAAAAAACTTTTCCTTGTTGACCTCGGTTTAG CAATCAGATGGCGCGACAATGCTACTGGACAACATGTTGAATATGATCAGCGTCCTGATGTGTTTAG AGGAACGGTGCGTTATGCAAGCGTACACGCTCATCTTGGCAGAACTTGTAGTCGGAGGGATGACTTGGAATCTCTTGCTTACACTCTTGTTTTCCTTCTTCGAGGCAGGCTTCCATGGCAAGGCTACCAG GGAGAGAACAAAGGCTTCCTTGtttgcaagaagaagatggcTACTTCCCCAGAAACTCTTTGCTGCTTTTGCCCCCAGCCTTTCCGTGAATTTGTCGAGTATGTGGTCAACTTGAAGTTTGATGAGGAGCCTGACTATGCTAAGTATATCTCCCTTTTCGATGGAATAGTCGGACCAAACCCAGACATTAGGCCAATAAACACTGATGGTGCACAGAAG CTCGTACATCAAGTGGGTCAAAAGAGAGGGAGGTTGACAATGGATGATGAGGACGAACAGCCAACAAAGAAGGTCAGACTGGGAATGCCAGCGACACAATGGATCAGCATTTACAGTGCTCACAGACCGATGAAGCAAAG ATATCACTATAACGTTGCTGATATAAGGCTCCCACAGCACATCGAAAAGGGAAATGACGATGGGCTATTTATCAGCAGTGTGGCTTCTTGCTCGAATCTCTGGGCTGTAATCATGGACGCAGGAACTGGCTGTACGGCCCAAGTTTACCAGCTGTCACCGAGCTTTCTCCACAAG GAATGGATTATGGAACAATGGGAAAAAAATTACTACATCACAGCAGTAGCTGGAGCAAACAATGGAAGCTCATTTGTTGTTATGTCGAAGG GGACACCGTATCTACAGCAATCCTACAAAGTGAGCGATTCTTTTCCCTTCAAGTGGATAAATAAAAAGTGGAGGGAAGGGTTTTACGTCACATCAATGGCAACTGCTGGAAGCAAATGGGGGATTGTTATGTCACGTGGAGCTGCTTTTTCAGACCAG GTTGTAGAACTAGATTTTCTATACCCCAGTGAAGGTATACATCGTCGATGGGAAAATGGCTACCGAATTACATCAATTGCTGGAACTTGTGATCAGTCTGCTTTTGTCCTTAGTGTGCCAAGAAGAAAGCCTAGTGATGAGACACAGGAGACTCTTAGAACTTCTGCTTTTCCTAGTAATCATGTCAAG GAAAAATGGGGCAAGAATCTTTACATTTCGTCCATTTGTTACGGTCGAACTGTTTCATGA
- the LOC106368551 gene encoding protein cereblon, with protein sequence MEEERILERERLQMEQIRELDFEELQVEEVDEFRDSEDDDDDDDGLGISHHTRRLLSDNVGADDEHVFNPDVASLHTYLGEVEDTPNRTAFVDGGTVLKIPLFYLEGVVLFPESTLPLRIVQSTFLAAIERALNQPNAPCTIGVIRVYREGNQFKYATLGTTAEIRQYRRLSDGSFNVITRGQQRFLLNRRWTDVEGFPCGEVHIVEEDVPLRTPRDAFGKLVPISNLRAPSHSSTMALSASFRDTDEMSVGNSEGSFESALSPSEKRLHYSAVDSVMDDWTSSDDDDEVVSTSNIQSSGSNPFSSREDGQSADGKTPVSKGKCQNQNSLTSFRKNTDLNRFRMAPRAFWPFWVYRMYDAYHLAQRAADLWKQIVGVPNMEAIVNKPDILSFSIASKIPVSESIRQELLEIDGVSYRLQREIELLESFDRVRCKHCQSVVARRSDMLVMSSDGPLGAYVNPHGYVHEIMTFYKANDIAISGRSVKEDSWFPGYAWTIANCATCETQLGWLFTATSKKLKPSSFWAVRSSQVADDMR encoded by the exons atggaggaggagaggattctagagagagagaggcttcaGATGGAGCAGATTCGTGAGCTCGATTTCGAGGAGTTGCAGGTTGAGGAAGTCGATGAATTTCGAGATTCCGAGGACGACGACGACGATGATGATGGTCTCGGAATCTCCCACCACACTCGTCGTCTCCTCTC TGATAATGTTGGTGCTGATGATGAACATGTTTTCAACCCAGACGTGGCTTCTCTACATACCTATCTTGGCG AGGTTGAGGACACTCCAAACAGAACTGCTTTTGTGGATGGAGGCACAGTTTTGAAGATCCCTCTTTTCTATCTTGAAG GAGTGGTTCTGTTTCCGGAGTCCACGCTTCCCCTTAGAATTGTCCAGTCCACTTTCTTGGCTGCTATCGAGAGAGCTTTGAACCAACCTAACGCTCCATGTACCATTGGTGTG ATTCGTGTTTACAGAGAAGGTAATCAGTTCAAGTATGCCACTCTTGGCACAACCGCAGAG ATACGACAATACCGTCGACTTAGTGATGGCTCATTCAATGTTATTACTCGTGGACAGCAGCGGTTTCTTTTAAACCGTCGCTGGACTGATGTTGAAGGATTC CCTTGCGGAGAGGTTCATATTGTTGAGGAAGATGTACCCTTGAGGACTCCCAGGGATGCTTTTGGGAAGCTGGTACCAATAAGTAACTTGAGAGCTCCCAGTCACTCGAGTACAATGGCTTTGTCTGCATCTTTTAGAGATACGGACGAAATGTCAGTAGGAAACTCTGAAGGAAGTTTTGAAAGCGCTCTTTCTCCGTCAGAGAAAAGACTTCATTATTCAGCAGTTGACTCAGTAATGGATGACTGGACAAgtagtgatgatgatgacgaagtAGTCAGTACATCTAATATCCAATCTAGTGGGTCTAATCCATTCAGCTCTAGGGAAGATGGGCAATCTGCTGATGGCAAAACTCCTGTGTCGAAAGGGAAATGTCAAAACCAAAATAGTCTGACGAGTTTCCGGAAAAATACTGATCTTAACAGATTCCGTATGGCCCCAAGAGCGTTTTGGCCTTTCTGGGTGTACCGGATGTACGACGCATATCATCTTGCTCAACGAGCAGCTG ATCTGTGGAAGCAGATAGTTGGGGTTCCAAACATGGAGGCAATAGTGAATAAGCCAGACATTTTATCCTTTTCCATTGCTAGTAAAATTCCTGTCTCTGAGTCAATTAGGCAAGAGCTCTTGGAGATTGACGGAGTCTCTTACAGACTGCAGAGAGAAATAGAGTTGCTCGAGAGTTTTGATCGTGTTCGATGTAAACACTGTCAG AGTGTCGTAGCAAGAAGAAGTGACATGTTGGTTATGTCTAGTGATGGTCCTCTAGGTGCCTACGTAAACCCACATGGCTATGTGCATGAGATAATGACATTTTACAAAGCGAATGACATAGCGATAAGTGGTAGATCTGTTAAAGAAGACAGCTGGTTTCCTGG GTATGCATGGACGATTGCAAATTGTGCAACGTGTGAAACCCAGCTGGGTTGGCTTTTCACAGCAACAAGCAAGAAGTTGAAGCCATCATCTTTCTGGGCAGTTCGTAGCTCACAGGTCGCAGATGACATGCGCTGA
- the LOC106365127 gene encoding FCS-Like Zinc finger 11-like isoform X1, producing the protein MQKTRATFRHKDQTMSQSVDRQTDLVGHNNNNNKVITNPLAMSLLIGLKKDKCISDSDFVRSPKSPLEFKMLSTMAADPFFFRSPRSSLTAHLNCPAKVGLSIVDSLGDDRVLSPDVVFGPALRIKSSDIKDKHPKSLKIEKERSGVIFEIGSFSADDCPTKTRVLSQSKFPRIGSDNAFSSEDEMEMSEDYTCIITHGPNPKTTHIYGDQVLDCHKNGDDNKEKSIETELDSMFPLDNFLRVCNFCNKKLVLGKDIYMYRGEKAFCSAECRSEEMTIDEDDLEDSCVVMHGSLKQLLF; encoded by the exons ATGCAGAAAACAAGAGCAACGTTTCGTCACAAAGATCAAACAATGTCTCAGTCTGTAGATCGGCAAACTGATCTGGTCggacacaacaacaacaacaacaaagtgATCACTAACCCACTGGCTATGAGTCTCTTGATTGGTCTGAAGAAAGACAAGTGCATCTCAGATTCTGATTTTGTCAGAAGCCCTAAATCTCCTCTGGAGTTTAAGATGTTGTCTACAATGGCTGCTGACCCATTCTTCTTCAGATCTCCTAGATCATCACTCACTGCTCATCTTAACTGCCCTGCTAAAGTTGGGTTAAGCATTGTGGATTCCCTCGGTGATGATCGGGTTCTGTCACCAGATGTCGTGTTTGGACCAGCCTTGAGGATCAAGTCCTCTGATATTAAGGACAAACATCCCAAGTCCTTGAAGATCGAAAAGGAAAGATCTGGTGTTATCTTCGAAATCGGCTCGTTTTCTGCGGATGATTGTCCGACAAAGACCCGAGTTCTGTCTCAATCCAAGTTTCCAAGGATTGGTTCAGACAATGCATTCTCATCTGAGGATGAGATGGAGATGTCAGAGGACTACACTTGCATCATTACACATGGTCCTAACCCAAAAACCACTCATATTTACGGTGACCAAGTTTTAGATTGTCACAAGAATGGGGATGATAACAAAGAGAAGAGTATTGAGACAGAGTTGGATTCCATGTTTCCTTTGGACAACTTCCTCCGCGTATGTAACTTCTGCAACAAGAAACTTGTACTTGGGAAAGACATATACATGTACAG AGGAGAGAAAGCGTTTTGCAGCGCAGAGTGTCGATCAGAGGAGATGACAATAGATGAGGATGACCTGGAAGATTCTTGCGTAGTTATGCACGGATCTTTAAAGCAGCTTCTCTTCTGA